One Streptomyces sp. SAI-135 DNA segment encodes these proteins:
- a CDS encoding helix-turn-helix transcriptional regulator, giving the protein MSGATGTERTEAFARLLRELKDRSGLSYGTLAKRLHMSTSTLHRYCNGTAVPVEYAPVERLARVCRATPQELVELHRHWILADAERGRRPDRSAAEDPALGAGTDKGGTEGEGGGDTEAVTGTGEPEAEAPRASAAWLRRRRTALIASVAVVAALGSAVYVLRPMVFLAGDTTVPAATGTLDSPTPDTGVAGRSSATPSADGSTHGPSASATGSRPATARPGGTGTANGGGRQDADRPADAVPLTVGVRPYVYENPCSQHFLVDSEPEQVGPPATEQDARRWAGAYGAVSSGEQRIALTVQGTGDGTVVLNALHVRFLTKGAPLAWNDYSMGVGCGGGVGTKSFDIDLDNGSPTVTVKNGQRDFPYKVSESDPEVFYITAHSAAHDVRWDLSLDWSSGGRSGTVHIDDAGRPFRTSADVGRPGYDYPLGGSEWIERVGG; this is encoded by the coding sequence GTGTCAGGGGCAACGGGGACCGAACGGACCGAGGCGTTCGCACGGCTGCTGCGGGAGCTCAAGGACCGGTCGGGGCTGAGCTACGGAACGCTCGCCAAGCGGCTGCACATGAGCACGTCGACGCTGCACCGCTACTGCAACGGCACCGCCGTGCCGGTCGAGTACGCCCCGGTGGAGCGACTCGCGCGGGTCTGCCGGGCCACACCGCAGGAGCTGGTGGAGCTGCACCGGCACTGGATCCTGGCGGACGCGGAACGGGGGCGCCGACCGGACCGGAGCGCGGCCGAGGACCCGGCGCTCGGGGCCGGTACGGACAAGGGCGGGACCGAGGGTGAGGGTGGGGGCGACACCGAGGCCGTCACCGGCACCGGCGAGCCGGAGGCCGAAGCGCCTCGTGCTTCCGCCGCCTGGCTCCGTCGTCGCCGCACCGCGCTGATCGCCTCCGTCGCTGTGGTCGCCGCACTGGGATCCGCCGTGTACGTCCTGCGTCCGATGGTCTTCCTGGCCGGGGACACCACCGTGCCGGCCGCCACCGGCACCCTGGACAGCCCGACCCCGGACACCGGTGTCGCCGGTCGGTCCTCCGCCACCCCGTCCGCCGACGGGAGCACACACGGACCGTCCGCGTCGGCCACCGGCTCCCGGCCCGCGACCGCCCGTCCCGGGGGCACCGGCACCGCGAACGGGGGCGGCAGGCAGGACGCGGACCGGCCCGCCGACGCCGTCCCGCTCACCGTCGGTGTCCGCCCCTACGTCTACGAGAATCCGTGCAGCCAGCACTTCCTCGTCGACAGCGAACCCGAGCAGGTCGGCCCGCCGGCGACCGAGCAGGACGCACGGCGCTGGGCCGGTGCGTACGGGGCGGTCTCCTCGGGCGAGCAGCGGATCGCGCTCACCGTCCAGGGCACGGGTGACGGGACCGTCGTCCTGAACGCCCTGCACGTCCGCTTCCTCACCAAGGGCGCGCCGCTCGCCTGGAACGACTACTCGATGGGCGTCGGCTGCGGGGGCGGGGTCGGCACCAAGTCGTTCGACATCGACCTGGACAACGGCAGCCCCACGGTCACCGTGAAGAACGGCCAGCGCGACTTCCCGTACAAGGTCAGCGAGTCCGACCCGGAGGTCTTCTACATCACCGCCCACAGCGCGGCGCACGACGTCCGCTGGGACCTCAGCCTCGACTGGTCCAGCGGCGGCCGCAGCGGCACCGTCCACATCGACGACGCGGGCCGGCCGTTCCGCACCAGCGCCGACGTGGGCCGCCCGGGCTACGACTATCCGCTGGGCGGCAGCGAGTGGATCGAGCGGGTGGGCGGCTGA
- a CDS encoding acyltransferase yields MSRTGRVSGLDGLRTLAVALVVVHHVEPDLLPGGAVAVDVFFTISGFVITRLLIAEYVRRGGISLTSFYRRRWLRLVPAMLAVCAFCVLIASTTTLWGFRGSLQAAGLTAAFLTNVVRAMEPGPYSELTAPLAHTWSLGVEEQFYLLWPLVLLLLLRRLKARTVLLCTAALCVLPLLWRCVLWNPDAAHRIYNGTDTRADQLLAGALVAVALARLRADDPRLALLRTWSARLAWPALALLGLVAWQVPVTEDLGAWTTAWYTIGFLAVAVLSAGLVTALELRPEDRLSRLLALTPLSWVGRNLSYGIYLWHYPVVRLLASLGVNEGRLAATAVLTLLMALLSHYAIEKPFLKRAHPTRPLSPALATAT; encoded by the coding sequence GTGTCCCGCACCGGACGGGTGAGCGGCCTGGACGGACTGCGCACCCTCGCGGTCGCGCTGGTCGTCGTCCACCACGTGGAGCCCGACCTGCTGCCCGGCGGCGCGGTCGCCGTGGACGTCTTCTTCACCATCAGCGGCTTCGTCATCACCCGGCTGCTGATCGCCGAGTACGTGCGCCGCGGCGGTATCTCCCTCACCTCCTTCTACCGCCGCCGATGGCTGCGACTGGTCCCCGCGATGCTGGCCGTGTGCGCGTTCTGCGTGCTGATCGCGTCGACGACCACCCTGTGGGGTTTCCGGGGTTCCCTCCAGGCCGCCGGCCTCACGGCCGCCTTCCTCACCAACGTCGTACGGGCCATGGAACCCGGCCCCTACTCCGAGCTCACCGCTCCGCTCGCGCACACCTGGTCACTGGGCGTGGAGGAGCAGTTCTACCTGCTGTGGCCGCTGGTCCTGCTGCTGCTCCTGCGACGCCTGAAGGCCCGTACGGTCCTGCTGTGCACGGCGGCCCTGTGCGTGCTTCCGCTGCTCTGGCGCTGCGTGCTGTGGAACCCGGACGCGGCCCACCGCATCTACAACGGCACCGACACCCGCGCCGACCAGCTCCTGGCGGGCGCCCTGGTGGCCGTGGCCCTGGCCCGCCTGCGTGCCGACGACCCCCGTCTGGCCCTCCTGCGCACCTGGTCAGCCCGTCTCGCCTGGCCTGCCCTCGCCCTGCTGGGCCTGGTGGCCTGGCAGGTACCGGTCACCGAGGACCTCGGCGCCTGGACGACCGCGTGGTACACGATCGGCTTCCTCGCCGTGGCCGTCCTCTCCGCCGGCCTGGTCACAGCCCTCGAACTGCGCCCCGAGGACCGCCTGTCCCGCCTGCTGGCCCTCACCCCCCTGTCCTGGGTGGGCCGCAACCTCAGCTACGGCATCTATCTCTGGCACTACCCGGTCGTACGCCTCCTCGCCTCCCTCGGCGTCAACGAGGGCCGACTGGCGGCGACGGCTGTACTGACCCTGCTGATGGCCCTTCTGTCGCACTACGCCATCGAAAAGCCGTTCCTCAAAAGGGCCCACCCGACAAGGCCCCTGAGCCCGGCACTGGCGACGGCGACATAA
- a CDS encoding phosphatase PAP2 family protein, whose amino-acid sequence MAAVVALGFFVAMECVARGYGLPGPLTVQAREFVCPPKSGPLLYAGLALMMVVLTWRQRFVAIGTAIGIDLAFALFRWLFDIEVAHGHPFGNGALWVIVGCAVVALTRRTGPERVLLLKGVGLGLLLVAGRKTGDTWLLITAKSRHLVLDPYLANADHALGNPSWIMGRIVTATGAIGFNFLDTIYGQLAVAAVVVALYQLRDVAAERRFPRHHLVRTFLLIGLLGPAIYMIFPVVGPVFAYGTGTDHWAPIALWSPQIPSDGHWAVANLWPQTPPPISAPHSIPFDGITPRNCMPSLHTAWAVAIFIHSRTGPRALRYAGTFWLIATLTATLGFGYHYGVDLVAGVVFTLTIEAGVRSFDRGWDRSGLQLTAYGTAVFAALLVSYRFLPVRMAEYPWLAGPLLLLAMGSVIYGYLRTVARWEPATVPTRSPQPQPELL is encoded by the coding sequence GTGGCGGCCGTCGTGGCCCTCGGGTTCTTCGTCGCGATGGAGTGCGTCGCGCGCGGCTACGGTCTGCCCGGGCCGCTCACCGTCCAGGCGCGGGAGTTCGTGTGCCCGCCCAAGTCGGGCCCCCTGCTGTACGCCGGCCTGGCGCTGATGATGGTGGTGCTGACCTGGCGACAGCGGTTCGTCGCGATCGGCACCGCGATCGGCATCGACCTGGCCTTCGCCCTGTTCCGGTGGCTGTTCGACATCGAGGTCGCCCACGGCCACCCCTTCGGGAACGGCGCGCTGTGGGTGATCGTGGGCTGCGCGGTCGTCGCCCTCACCCGCCGCACCGGCCCGGAACGCGTCCTGCTGCTGAAGGGCGTCGGCCTGGGCCTGCTGCTGGTGGCCGGCCGCAAGACCGGTGACACCTGGCTCCTCATCACCGCGAAGAGCCGCCACCTGGTCCTCGACCCCTATCTGGCCAACGCCGACCACGCCCTGGGCAACCCCTCGTGGATCATGGGCCGGATCGTCACGGCCACCGGAGCGATCGGCTTCAACTTCCTCGACACCATCTACGGCCAGCTGGCGGTGGCCGCGGTGGTCGTCGCGCTGTACCAACTGCGCGACGTGGCGGCGGAGCGCCGCTTCCCGCGTCACCACCTCGTGCGCACGTTCCTGCTGATCGGCCTCCTCGGACCGGCCATCTACATGATCTTCCCGGTGGTCGGGCCGGTCTTCGCCTACGGCACCGGGACCGACCACTGGGCGCCGATCGCCCTGTGGTCGCCGCAGATACCCAGCGACGGGCACTGGGCGGTGGCGAACCTGTGGCCGCAGACCCCGCCGCCGATATCCGCCCCGCACTCCATACCCTTCGACGGGATCACCCCCCGCAACTGCATGCCCAGCCTGCACACCGCGTGGGCCGTCGCGATCTTCATCCACTCCCGCACGGGCCCCCGTGCCCTGCGCTACGCGGGCACCTTCTGGCTGATCGCCACCCTGACCGCCACGCTGGGCTTCGGCTACCACTACGGCGTGGACCTCGTCGCCGGTGTGGTCTTCACCCTCACCATCGAGGCGGGCGTGCGCTCCTTCGACCGCGGCTGGGACCGGTCCGGGCTCCAACTGACCGCCTACGGCACGGCGGTCTTCGCCGCGCTCCTGGTGTCGTACCGCTTCCTGCCGGTGCGGATGGCCGAGTACCCCTGGCTGGCCGGGCCGCTGCTCCTGCTGGCGATGGGCTCGGTGATCTACGGCTATCTGCGGACCGTCGCCCGGTGGGAGCCGGCGACCGTGCCGACGCGGTCCCCGCAGCCGCAGCCCGAACTGCTGTGA
- a CDS encoding cold-shock protein, whose amino-acid sequence MASGTVKWFNAEKGFGFIEQDGGGADVFAHYSNIATSGFRELQEGQKVTFDVTQGQKGPQAENIVPA is encoded by the coding sequence ATGGCATCTGGCACCGTGAAGTGGTTCAACGCGGAAAAGGGCTTCGGCTTCATCGAGCAGGACGGCGGCGGCGCTGACGTGTTCGCGCACTACTCGAACATCGCCACCTCCGGCTTCCGCGAGCTTCAGGAAGGCCAGAAGGTTACCTTCGACGTCACGCAGGGCCAGAAGGGCCCGCAGGCCGAGAACATCGTTCCCGCCTGA
- a CDS encoding SCO5918 family protein, protein MRIVIARFPFDLTMSEVERSMDGVQPEPATGLCVTVGPHVYPVKQVGQVITRQDRRDFTASEVGRALTRLGFTCHEVQPPRQEAFNDPAASLPWADTPLG, encoded by the coding sequence ATGCGCATCGTCATCGCACGTTTTCCCTTCGACCTGACCATGAGCGAGGTCGAGAGGTCGATGGACGGCGTCCAGCCCGAACCCGCCACCGGCCTGTGCGTGACCGTCGGCCCCCACGTCTACCCGGTCAAGCAGGTCGGCCAGGTCATCACCCGGCAGGACCGCCGCGACTTCACGGCCAGCGAGGTCGGCCGGGCCCTGACCCGGCTCGGCTTCACCTGCCACGAGGTCCAGCCGCCCCGCCAGGAAGCCTTCAACGACCCGGCGGCCTCCCTCCCCTGGGCCGACACCCCGCTGGGCTGA
- a CDS encoding TerD family protein, whose amino-acid sequence MHAGGAGLGKVQVRLKWDPSPYGEPARHLDIVAATYATDDPYGRPAYVVHTESRSPDGTINMTRHSETGLGLGYVEVMELEFERLSSAYGRVVVGVAIHQTGGPRTFADLSHAGVLVVEGYRHLLEDDFAGVADATAATIAEFTRDASGAWHFAPLIRGFESNPAGFMAEMGSVRG is encoded by the coding sequence ATGCATGCCGGTGGTGCGGGACTCGGCAAGGTCCAGGTACGGCTCAAGTGGGATCCGAGCCCCTACGGCGAACCGGCCCGGCACCTCGACATCGTCGCCGCGACCTACGCGACCGATGACCCGTACGGGCGGCCCGCGTACGTCGTGCACACCGAGAGCCGTTCACCGGACGGCACCATCAACATGACCCGGCACAGCGAGACCGGCCTCGGCCTCGGCTACGTCGAGGTGATGGAGCTGGAGTTCGAGCGCCTGTCGTCCGCCTACGGCCGGGTGGTGGTCGGTGTCGCCATCCACCAGACCGGCGGCCCCCGCACCTTCGCCGACCTCTCCCACGCGGGGGTGCTCGTCGTCGAGGGCTACCGGCATCTGCTGGAAGACGACTTCGCGGGCGTCGCGGACGCCACGGCAGCCACGATCGCCGAGTTCACCAGGGACGCCTCCGGGGCCTGGCACTTCGCGCCGCTGATCCGGGGTTTCGAGAGCAACCCCGCGGGGTTCATGGCGGAGATGGGCAGCGTACGGGGATGA
- a CDS encoding inositol monophosphatase family protein yields MADVDLDRALEVATHLAAWAAETIRRPRDPGAEVREKDGPADIVTATDEAVETRTREVLRRTFPDHGIVGEEYGTTEGTPGAPHWVVDPVDGTTNYAHSLGWCSFSLGLAAADGTPLLGVVADPWRGETFTAVRGRGAYLNGTRVHAAAHTTLTGHVFLTEWAAHAHWPGMDALLAELADRHCTVRVMGSTALSLAQVAAGRATAAAIGGFHAVDGLPALLIAREAGAVALPELPSHNQPLLLVAPGAAEETADIWRRSGAAAG; encoded by the coding sequence ATGGCTGACGTGGATCTCGACCGGGCACTGGAGGTCGCGACGCACCTCGCGGCCTGGGCGGCGGAGACGATCCGGCGCCCCCGCGACCCGGGTGCCGAGGTGCGGGAGAAGGACGGGCCCGCGGACATCGTGACCGCCACGGACGAGGCGGTGGAGACCCGCACCCGCGAGGTGCTCCGGCGGACCTTCCCCGACCACGGGATCGTCGGTGAGGAGTACGGCACCACGGAGGGCACCCCAGGCGCCCCGCACTGGGTGGTCGACCCGGTCGACGGCACCACCAACTACGCCCACTCGCTGGGCTGGTGCTCCTTCTCGCTGGGTCTGGCCGCCGCCGACGGCACCCCGCTGCTCGGCGTGGTGGCGGACCCGTGGCGGGGCGAGACGTTCACCGCCGTCCGGGGCCGCGGGGCGTATCTGAACGGCACCCGGGTGCACGCGGCCGCCCACACCACCCTCACCGGCCATGTCTTCCTCACCGAGTGGGCCGCGCACGCCCATTGGCCCGGCATGGACGCCCTCCTCGCCGAACTCGCCGACCGGCACTGCACGGTGCGCGTGATGGGGTCGACGGCGCTCTCCCTCGCGCAGGTCGCGGCGGGCCGGGCCACCGCGGCGGCCATCGGCGGCTTCCACGCGGTCGACGGGCTCCCGGCACTGCTGATCGCGCGTGAGGCAGGAGCGGTGGCCCTGCCCGAACTGCCCTCCCACAACCAGCCGTTGCTGCTCGTGGCGCCCGGCGCCGCCGAGGAGACGGCGGACATCTGGCGCAGGTCGGGAGCGGCGGCCGGCTGA
- a CDS encoding SpoIIE family protein phosphatase produces MHIRGGTPGGTVKGRVPEDLAVVVDADGTIAVWSAGAHQLLGYEAEDVVGRRAAGLLAAELPLSARRHVAEGRRWATEVALRHRDGGRVVVRLKGTPLADGEGRRPWLVTAPAPEHMAGPVEPDAEALWDLTLAQLPVPVAVYDTEARLVSANEAMTLVMGRSVAEMRGLTLWEMEPKPPFDEYDRLQREVLRTGEPIFHENYGQAPGEVRGHAWSMFLSPLKDASGAVRGLSAAVFDTTEQYWARRRLAVLNDASLRIGSTLDVTRTAEELAEVAVTGFADFVTVDLLESVALGEEPEPVPPDRAVTVRRTAQRSVLDGCPESVVPTGEQTFYPVDTPPMRALIGGRGTRPAAGDPGMREWVESSPARAETVAKYMIHSVMMVPLRARGVTLGLVHFLRHRTAEPFSEDDLLLAEEIVARAAVSVDNARRYTHERRTALTLQRSLLPERPPDLAAMDVAYRYLPAGSGADVGGDWFDVIPLSGARVALVVGDVVGHGIHASATMGRLRTAVRTLADVDLAPDELLTQLDDLVVRLDREEGPDTRDRAGEAPAPGEVGATCLYAVYDPVSRRCTMARAGHPPPAVVTPDGEVRFLHLPTGPPLGLGGLPFESVEVELAEGSLLALYTDGLVETADRDIEVGLNLLRGALADRAGPLEETCDEVLRAVLPARPADDIVLMLARTSALDASQVRTWDLRRDPAAVARARKAASEQVTAWGLGEASFATELIVSELVTNAVRYGEDPVVLRLIRDSALICEVSDGSSTAPHLRRARAFDEGGRGLLLVAQMAERWGSRQTAGGKTIWAELGLADD; encoded by the coding sequence ATGCACATCAGGGGCGGCACACCCGGAGGCACCGTGAAGGGACGCGTACCCGAGGACCTCGCGGTCGTCGTCGACGCCGACGGGACCATCGCGGTGTGGAGCGCGGGGGCGCATCAGCTGCTCGGGTACGAGGCCGAGGACGTCGTGGGACGCCGGGCCGCCGGACTGCTCGCCGCCGAGCTGCCCCTGTCCGCGCGCCGCCATGTCGCCGAGGGCCGGCGCTGGGCCACCGAGGTCGCGCTGCGGCACCGGGACGGCGGCCGGGTCGTCGTACGGCTGAAGGGGACACCGCTCGCGGACGGCGAGGGCAGGCGGCCGTGGCTGGTGACCGCCCCCGCCCCCGAGCACATGGCCGGGCCCGTCGAACCGGACGCGGAGGCCCTGTGGGACCTCACGCTCGCGCAGCTGCCCGTGCCGGTGGCGGTCTACGACACCGAGGCCCGGCTGGTGTCGGCCAACGAGGCCATGACCCTGGTGATGGGCCGCAGCGTGGCCGAGATGCGCGGACTGACCTTGTGGGAGATGGAGCCGAAGCCGCCCTTCGACGAGTACGACCGTCTCCAGCGGGAGGTGCTGCGCACCGGCGAGCCGATCTTCCACGAGAACTACGGACAGGCCCCCGGCGAGGTGCGGGGCCACGCCTGGTCGATGTTCCTGTCCCCGCTGAAGGACGCGAGCGGGGCGGTGCGGGGCTTGTCCGCGGCCGTCTTCGACACCACCGAGCAGTACTGGGCCCGCCGCCGACTCGCCGTCCTCAACGACGCGAGCCTGCGCATCGGCAGCACCCTGGACGTGACCCGGACCGCCGAGGAACTGGCCGAGGTGGCCGTGACGGGCTTCGCGGACTTCGTCACCGTGGACCTGCTGGAGTCGGTGGCGCTCGGCGAGGAACCGGAGCCGGTGCCGCCGGACCGGGCGGTCACGGTACGCCGTACGGCACAGCGGTCGGTCCTCGACGGCTGCCCGGAGTCGGTGGTCCCCACCGGTGAGCAGACGTTCTACCCGGTGGACACGCCCCCGATGCGGGCCCTCATCGGGGGTCGCGGCACCCGTCCGGCGGCCGGGGACCCCGGGATGCGGGAGTGGGTGGAGTCCTCCCCGGCCCGTGCCGAGACCGTCGCCAAGTACATGATCCACTCGGTGATGATGGTGCCGCTGCGGGCCCGAGGGGTCACCCTGGGCCTGGTGCACTTCCTGCGGCACCGCACGGCGGAGCCGTTCAGCGAGGACGACCTGCTGCTCGCGGAGGAGATCGTCGCGCGGGCCGCCGTCAGCGTGGACAACGCCCGCCGCTACACCCACGAACGCCGTACCGCCCTCACCCTCCAGCGCAGCCTGCTGCCCGAGCGGCCGCCGGACCTCGCGGCCATGGACGTGGCGTACCGCTATCTCCCGGCGGGCTCCGGGGCGGACGTGGGCGGGGACTGGTTCGACGTCATCCCGCTGTCCGGCGCCCGGGTCGCCCTGGTCGTGGGGGACGTGGTGGGCCACGGCATCCACGCCTCGGCGACGATGGGCCGCCTGCGCACGGCCGTACGGACCCTCGCGGACGTGGACCTCGCCCCCGACGAACTCCTCACCCAGCTCGACGACCTGGTCGTCCGGCTCGACCGGGAGGAGGGGCCGGACACCCGCGACCGGGCGGGGGAGGCCCCGGCACCCGGTGAGGTGGGGGCCACCTGCCTCTACGCGGTCTACGACCCGGTCTCCCGCCGGTGCACGATGGCCCGCGCCGGCCATCCGCCGCCGGCCGTGGTCACCCCGGACGGCGAGGTCCGTTTCCTGCACCTGCCGACCGGCCCGCCCCTCGGCCTCGGCGGCCTGCCGTTCGAGTCCGTCGAGGTGGAGCTGGCGGAGGGCAGCCTGCTCGCCCTCTACACCGACGGCCTGGTCGAGACGGCCGACCGCGACATCGAGGTCGGGCTGAACCTGCTGCGCGGGGCGCTGGCCGACAGGGCGGGTCCGCTGGAGGAGACCTGCGACGAGGTCCTGCGGGCGGTCCTCCCGGCCCGCCCCGCCGACGACATCGTCCTGATGCTGGCCCGCACCTCCGCCCTGGACGCCTCCCAGGTCCGCACCTGGGACCTCCGGCGCGATCCGGCGGCGGTGGCACGGGCCCGGAAGGCGGCGAGCGAGCAGGTTACGGCGTGGGGCCTCGGGGAGGCGTCCTTCGCGACGGAGCTGATCGTCAGCGAACTCGTCACGAACGCCGTCCGCTACGGCGAGGACCCGGTGGTCCTCCGGCTGATCCGTGACTCGGCGCTGATCTGCGAGGTCTCCGACGGCAGCAGTACCGCTCCGCACCTGCGACGGGCGCGGGCGTTCGACGAGGGCGGACGGGGACTGCTGCTGGTCGCGCAGATGGCGGAGCGGTGGGGGAGCCGGCAGACGGCCGGCGGCAAGACGATCTGGGCGGAGCTGGGGCTCGCGGACGATTAG
- a CDS encoding DUF3533 domain-containing protein produces MNAPSSPSAGATPTEPAPKSPGLTAEFKDAVTFRAFGLVLGGLLVQLAFILSYVGAFHSPVPHRIPVAVVAPQQASAKIVAQLNALDGDPVTATAAASEAVAREWVMTRRTDAAFVFNPKGTEDTLLVASAGGPSVSQTATQIAQKIEASEKRRITVTDLRAPNSGDGRGMTSFYLVLGWVIGGYLTATIMGMASGSRPANRPRTLIRLAVLIPYAVVSGLAGAVIVGPVFDALGGHFWALSAIGTLTVLASATTALALQTLLGLLGTGLVVLLFVVLGNPSSGGVYPAPLLPAFWSAIGQALPPGAGTTLVRNTVYFSGHATASALWVLGAYAVGGAVLAWGASWWREGRGAAAGAQPTVTV; encoded by the coding sequence GTGAACGCACCCTCCAGCCCTTCCGCCGGCGCGACCCCCACGGAGCCGGCCCCCAAGTCCCCCGGACTCACGGCGGAGTTCAAGGACGCCGTGACGTTCCGGGCCTTCGGCCTGGTCCTCGGCGGCCTGCTGGTCCAACTGGCCTTCATCCTCTCGTACGTCGGCGCCTTCCACTCCCCCGTCCCCCACCGCATCCCCGTGGCCGTCGTGGCCCCCCAGCAGGCGTCCGCGAAGATCGTCGCGCAGCTCAACGCGCTGGACGGCGACCCGGTGACGGCAACGGCGGCGGCCAGTGAGGCCGTTGCGCGCGAGTGGGTCATGACGCGGCGCACGGACGCGGCCTTCGTGTTCAACCCGAAGGGCACCGAGGACACCCTGCTCGTCGCCTCGGCGGGCGGCCCGTCGGTCTCCCAGACGGCCACTCAGATCGCCCAGAAGATCGAGGCCTCGGAGAAGCGCCGGATCACGGTGACGGACCTGCGCGCCCCCAACTCCGGCGACGGCCGCGGCATGACGTCCTTCTACCTGGTCCTCGGCTGGGTGATCGGCGGCTACCTCACCGCGACCATCATGGGCATGGCGTCCGGCTCCCGCCCGGCGAACCGTCCCCGCACCCTGATCCGGCTGGCGGTCCTGATCCCGTACGCGGTGGTGTCGGGCCTGGCCGGGGCGGTGATCGTGGGGCCGGTGTTCGACGCCCTGGGCGGCCACTTCTGGGCGCTGAGCGCCATCGGAACCCTGACCGTCCTGGCCTCGGCGACCACGGCACTGGCCCTGCAGACCCTGTTGGGCCTGCTCGGCACGGGTCTGGTCGTCCTCCTCTTCGTGGTCCTCGGCAACCCGAGCTCGGGCGGCGTCTACCCGGCCCCCCTCCTCCCCGCCTTCTGGAGCGCGATCGGCCAGGCCCTGCCGCCGGGCGCCGGCACCACCCTGGTCCGCAACACGGTGTACTTCTCGGGCCACGCGACGGCTTCGGCCCTTTGGGTGCTGGGCGCGTACGCGGTCGGGGGCGCCGTGCTGGCCTGGGGGGCGTCCTGGTGGCGGGAAGGACGGGGGGCTGCGGCGGGGGCGCAGCCGACGGTGACCGTCTGA
- a CDS encoding DEAD/DEAH box helicase, whose amino-acid sequence MNRTRRTGNNGTTTGRPRSRAVSHQRSRPAAAPRGEFTLPTTLTEALPAVEAFTDLDLPARMQAALVAEGVTTPFPIQAATLPNSLAGRDVLGRGRTGSGKTLAFGLPLLARLDGQRAEPRHPLALVLVPTRELAQQVTDALTPYARALRLRAATVVGGMSIGRQASALRAGAEVLVATPGRLKDLIERGDCSLSQVTMTVLDEADQMTDMGFMPQVTALLDQVRPDGQRMLFSATLDRNIDRLVRTYLHDPVVHSVDPSAGTVTTMDHHLLHVRDDDKHATATEIAARDGRVIMFLDTKHAAERLAKHLLSVGVRASALHGGKSQPQRTRTLGQFKDGQVTVLVATNVAARGIHVDDVDLVVNFDPPADHKDYLHRGGRTARAGESGTVVTLVLPHQRRAVDRLMSDAGVTARITRVRPGEAELNRITGARTPSGVPVTLPAPAPAEAPKRSGSAGRNRSSRSARGRRRSTPTSR is encoded by the coding sequence ATGAATCGCACCCGCCGTACCGGGAACAACGGCACCACCACCGGCCGCCCGCGCTCCCGCGCCGTGAGCCACCAGCGCTCCCGCCCGGCCGCCGCGCCCCGCGGCGAGTTCACCCTCCCCACCACCCTCACCGAGGCCCTGCCCGCGGTGGAGGCGTTCACCGACCTCGACCTGCCCGCGCGCATGCAGGCCGCGCTGGTCGCCGAGGGAGTGACCACTCCCTTCCCCATCCAGGCGGCGACCCTGCCGAACTCCCTGGCCGGCCGTGACGTCCTCGGCCGCGGCCGCACCGGCTCGGGCAAGACGCTCGCCTTCGGTCTGCCGCTGCTGGCCCGCCTGGACGGACAGCGCGCCGAGCCCCGGCACCCGCTCGCCCTGGTCCTCGTCCCCACCCGCGAGCTCGCCCAGCAGGTCACCGACGCGCTCACCCCCTACGCGCGGGCGCTGCGCCTGCGCGCGGCCACCGTCGTCGGCGGCATGTCGATCGGCCGGCAGGCATCCGCACTGCGGGCCGGCGCCGAGGTCCTCGTGGCCACTCCCGGCCGGCTCAAGGACCTCATCGAGCGCGGCGACTGCAGCCTGAGCCAGGTCACCATGACCGTGCTCGACGAGGCGGACCAGATGACCGACATGGGCTTCATGCCCCAGGTCACCGCCCTGCTCGACCAGGTGCGCCCCGACGGCCAGCGGATGCTCTTCTCGGCCACCCTCGACCGCAACATCGACCGGCTGGTGCGCACCTACCTGCACGACCCGGTGGTGCACTCGGTCGACCCGTCCGCGGGCACCGTCACCACGATGGACCACCACCTCCTGCACGTCCGGGACGACGACAAGCACGCCACCGCCACCGAGATCGCCGCCCGCGACGGCCGCGTGATCATGTTCCTGGACACCAAGCACGCGGCGGAGCGCCTCGCCAAGCACCTGCTGTCGGTGGGTGTACGGGCCTCGGCGCTGCACGGCGGCAAGTCGCAGCCGCAGCGCACCCGCACCCTCGGCCAGTTCAAGGACGGCCAGGTGACCGTCCTGGTGGCCACCAACGTGGCGGCCCGCGGCATCCACGTCGACGACGTCGACCTCGTCGTCAACTTCGACCCGCCCGCCGATCACAAGGACTACCTGCACCGCGGCGGCCGGACCGCACGTGCCGGCGAGTCCGGCACGGTCGTCACCCTGGTCCTGCCGCACCAGCGGCGCGCGGTGGACCGTCTGATGTCCGACGCGGGCGTCACGGCGCGGATCACCCGGGTCCGTCCGGGCGAGGCCGAGCTGAACCGCATCACCGGCGCCCGCACCCCCTCCGGTGTGCCCGTCACCCTGCCCGCGCCCGCGCCCGCCGAGGCCCCGAAGCGCTCCGGGTCCGCGGGACGCAACCGCAGCAGCCGCTCCGCGCGGGGCCGCCGCCGCTCCACCCCCACCAGCCGATAG